One window of Hippoglossus stenolepis isolate QCI-W04-F060 chromosome 1, HSTE1.2, whole genome shotgun sequence genomic DNA carries:
- the dapk2a gene encoding death-associated protein kinase 2a, translating to MDLFKLQKVEDFYEIGEELGSGQFAIVKQCREKSTGREFAAKFIKKRPSTASSRGVRREEIEREVNILQQIQHPNIVTLHDVYENRSDVVLILELVSGGELFDFLAQKESLSEEEATQFIKQILEGVNYLHARKTAHFDLKPENIMLLDKNVPLPRIKLIDFGLAHKIEAGVEFKNIFGTPEFVAPEIVNYEPLGLEADMWSIGVITYILLSGASPFLGETKRDTLRNISAINYEFDEEFFCHTSELAKRFISQLLERDKKKRLTIQDALNHPWIKSNEHKEENKAQEPKKRERRQLKTKRLREYTIKSHSSMPPNNTYVNFERFAQVVEDVDQMESSFFSLAAAHDSLQEDIDAMVSIYNEKEAWYKEESEGVRHELSQIRYEFRKVEALKRSLQDDMHTFSSSLGAISNRYQERQSHFDALRLELSNELKWVQEVMGSSPLDGGGYPNCSFSTVFNNDVNEALKELLNRSCGGELLSGINLDFTEPGQQR from the exons ATGGATTTATTCAAACTACAGAAAGTGGAGGATTTCTATGAAATCGGTGAAGAGTTGGGAAG TGGCCAGTTCGCCATCGTGAAGCAATGCAGAGAGAAAAGCACGGGGCGGGAATTTGCCGCCAAGTTCATCAAGAAGCGTCCGAGCACGGCCAGCTCACGAGGGGTGCGGCGGGAGGAAATCGAGCGGGAGGTGAACATCCTGCAGCAGATTCAACATCCCAACATCGTCACGCTGCACGACGTCTACGAGAACCGCTCGGACGTGGTGCTGATCCTGGAGCT ggtCTCTGGAGGTGAACTGTTTGACTTCCTGGCACAAAAAGAGTCTCTGAGTGAAGAGGAGGCCACTCAGTTCATCAAGCAAATCCTGGAGGGCGTCAACTACCTGCACGCCAGAAAAACCGCCCACTTTGACCTGAAG CCTGAAAACATTATGCTCCTGGACAAGAACGTCCCGCTGCCCAGAATCAAACTCATCGACTTCGGTCTCGCTCACAAGATCGAAGCTGGCGTCGAGTTCAAAAACATCTTTGGGACGCCGGAGTTTGTAG CTCCAGAGATCGTCAACTACGAGCCGCTGGGGTTAGAAGCCGACATGTGGAGCATCGGAGTCATCACCTACATCCT GCTGAGTGGAGCGTCGCCTTTTCTGGGAGAAACCAAACGGGACACACTGAGGAACATTTCAGCCATAAACTACGAGTTTGATGAAGAGTTCTTCTGTCACACCAGTGAACTGGCCAAGAGGTTCATCAGCCAGCTGCTGGAGAGAGATAAGAA GAAGAGATTAACAATTCAAGATGCTCTTAATCACCCGTGGATCAAG TCCAATGAGCACAAGGAGGAGAATAAAGCCCAAGAGCCGAAGAAGCGTGAGCGACGCCAGCTGAAGACCAAGCGTCTGAGGGAGTACACCATCAAGTCCCACTCCAGCATGCCACCCAACAACACCTATGTAAACTTTGAGCGCTTTGCCCAGGTGGTGGAGGACGTTGACCAGATGGAGAGCTCGTTCTTCAGTCTGGCAGCAGCGCATGACTCTCTGCAGGAAGATATCGACGCCATGGTCTCTATATACAACGAGAAGGAGGCCTGGTACAAGGAGGAGAGTGAAGGCGTGCGCCATGAGCTCTCGCAAATCCGCTACGAGTTCCGTAAGGTCGAGGCCTTGAAGAGGAGCCTGCAGGACGACATGCACACTTTCAGCTCCAGCCTCGGCGCCATCAGCAACCGCTACCAGGAGAGGCAGAGCCACTTTGACGCGTTGCGCCTGGAGCTGAGCAATGAGCTGAAATGGGTGCAGGAGGTGATGGGTTCATCTCCCCTCGATGGTGGAGGGTATcccaactgcagcttctccaccGTCTTCAATAATGACGTGAACGAAGCCTTGAAGGAGCTGCTGAACCGCTCGTGTGGAGGAGAGCTGCTGTCGGGGATTAACTTGGACTTTACTGAACCTGGACAGCAACGATAA
- the sh2d7 gene encoding uncharacterized protein sh2d7 → MELQEEGGLKELVLLWFTQTQAQLILNQGNFPDWFQGFAARKEAEDLLRDKPLGCFLVRLSEKAVGYILSYRGHDRCRHFVIAQNPDGQFVISGDCQTFPSLTELIDHYRLSPIQPFGEHLTCSCCEEGELYDVVNYKTKENTSGLSVQALRILWDQKSPHHGATNRKQRAQQQHEPVTVQPPALPTKSKSRQLTETMTDTTSLSQVAPPVPKRSFPPGFSLGGSLPETTSHQSEAQSSSTRAEGPGGNSTTDSFNTTSPAGNTSSERRSKSLPQLESRRSPAPPTPSTTPGPRGPALPGRPLYQASEGQTDVTYAQVAERPTPSSLPDDTYEQIPREAVRPSTVHSNTYESLDDMKTKKSKSSWGKNEGELYDVVNYKTKENTSGLSVQALRILWDQKSPHHSATNRKQRAQQQHEAVTVQPPALPTKSKSRQLTETGTDTTSLSQVAPPVPKRGFPPGFSLGGSLPETTSHQSEAQSSSIRAEGLGGNSTTDSFNTTSPAGNTSSERRSKSLPQLGSRSEQEEEEEEEEEQEEQEEEGEEEEEQYSNHLTSTLSYSPTPVKRVTCPTYSLHDPGAQRPSPSRPRPLYQASEGQTDVTYAQVAERPTPSSLPDDTYEQIPREAVRPSTVHSNTYESLDDMKTKKSKSSWGKNNKKWKKFLPESKKK, encoded by the exons atggagctgcaggaggagggaggcctGAAGGAGCTGGTGCTGCTGTGGTTCACTCAGACGCAGGCTCAGCTCATCCTCAACCAAGGAAACTTCCCCGACTGGTTTCAAGGCTTCGCTGCCAGAAA GGAAGCAGAGGATCTTCTGAGAGATAAACCTCTGGGCTGTTTTCTCGTCCGCCTCAGTGAAAAAGCCGTCGGCTACATCTTGTCCTACAG GGGCCACGACAGGTGCCGCCATTTTGTCATCGCCCAGAATCCCGATGGGCAGTTTGTCATATCAGGGGACTGTCAGACTTTTCCCAGCCTGACGGAGCTGATAGATCATTACAGGCTCAGCCCCATCCAGCCGTTTGGAGAACACCTGACCTGCAGCTGTTgtgag GAAGGGGAACTGTACGATGTGGTGAACTACAAAACCAAAGAGAACACGTCTGGGCTGAGCGTCCAAGCTCTGCGGATCCTGTGGGACCAGAAAAGTCCCCATCACGGCGCCaccaacaggaagcagagggcacagcagcaacatgagCCTGTCACAGTGCAGCCACCGGCCCTTCCAACTAAATCTAAGAGCAGACAACTGACAGAAACAATGACAGACACAACGTCCCTCTCTCAG GTTGCACCTCCAGTACCAAAGAGAAGCTTTCCTCCGGGCTTCTCTCTGGGCGGATCTCTCCCTGAAACCACGTCACATCAGAGTGAAGCCCAGAGCAGCTCCACCAGAGCAGAGGGACCGGGAGGAAACTCAACCACAGACTCATTCAACACAACCTCTCCAGCAGGGAACACATCTTCTGAGAGGAGGAGCAAGTCTCTACCACAGCTGGAGAGCCGca GGTCACCTGCCCCACCTACTCCCTCCACGACCCCGGGGCCCAGAGGCCCAGCCCTCCCGGGCCGCCCCTTGTACCAGGCGTCCGAGGGCCAGACAGACGTCACGTATGCTCAGGTCGCTGAGAGGCCGACTCCCAGCAGTCTACCTGATGACACCTACGAGCAGATCCCCAGGGAGGCCGTCCGTCCGTCCACCGTCCACAGCAACACCTACGAGTCTCTGGATGACATGAAGACCAAGAAGTCCAAAAGCTCCTGGGGGAAGAAC GAAGGGGAACTGTACGATGTGGTGAACTACAAAACCAAAGAGAACACGTCTGGGCTGAGCGTCCAAGCTCTGCGGATCCTGTGGGACCAGAAAAGTCCCCATCACAGCGCCaccaacaggaagcagagggcacagcagcaacatgagGCTGTCACAGTGCAGCCACCGGCCCTTCCAACTAAATCTAAGAGCAGACAACTGACAGAAACAGGGACAGACACAACGTCCCTCTCTCAG GTTGCACCTCCAGTACCAAAGAGAGGCTTTCCTCCGGGCTTCTCTCTGGGCGGATCTCTCCCTGAAACCACGTCACATCAGAGTGAAGCCCAGAGCAGCTCCATCAGAGCAGAGGGACTGGGAGGAAACTCAACCACAGACTCATTCAACACAACCTCTCCAGCAGGGAACACATCTTCTGAGAGGAGGAGCAAGTCTCTACCACAGCTGGGGAGCCGcagtgagcaggaggaggaggaggaggaggaggaggagcaggaggagcaggaggaggagggagaggaggaggaggagcagtacTCTAACCACCTCACATCCACATTGTCTTATTCACCCACTCCTGTGAAGAGGGTCACCTGCCCCACCTACTCCCTCCACGACCCCGGGGCCCAGAGGCCCAGCCCCTCCAGGCCCCGCCCCTTGTACCAGGCGTCCGAGGGCCAGACAGACGTCACGTATGCTCAGGTCGCTGAGAGGCCGACTCCCAGCAGTCTACCTGATGACACCTACGAGCAGATCCCCAGGGAGGCCGTCCGTCCGTCCACCGTCCACAGCAACACCTACGAGTCTCTGGATGACATGAAGACCAAGAAGTCCAAAAGCTCCTGGGGGAAGAAC aacAAGAAATGGAAGAAATTCCTCCCTGAAAGcaagaagaaataa
- the rab11a gene encoding ras-related protein Rab-11A, translated as MGTRDDEYDYLFKVVLIGDSGVGKSNLLSRFTRNEFNLESKSTIGVEFATRSIQVDGKTVKAQIWDTAGQERYRAITSAYYRGAVGALLVYDIAKHLTYENVERWLKELRDHADSNIVIMLVGNKSDLRHLRAVPTDEARAFAEKNGLSFLETSALDSTNVETAFQTILTEIYRIVSQKQMSERQESDMSPSNNVVNIQVQPTENKPKMQCCQNI; from the exons ATGGGAACTAGAGATGACGAGTATGATTATTTGTTCAAAG TTGTCCTCATCGGTGACTCTGGCGTTGGGAAGAGTAACCTGCTGTCCCGCTTCACCCGGAATGAGTTCAACCTGGAGAGTAAGAGCACCATCGGAGTGGAGTTCGCCACGCGCAGCATCCAAGTGGACGGCAAGACGGTGAAGGCCCAGATCTGGGACACGGCTGGACAGGAGCGCTACCGGGCCATCACATCAGC GTACTACCGCGGGGCGGTGGGGGCGCTCCTGGTCTACGACATCGCCAAGCATCTAACCTACGAGAACGTGGAGcgctggctgaaggagctgagaGATCACGCCGACAGCAACATCGTCATCATGCTGGTGGGAAACAAGAGCGACCTGCGCCACCTCCGGGCTGTTCCCACCGACGAGGCCCGAGCTTTCGCTG AGAAGAACGGGTTGTCCTTCCTGGAGACGTCGGCTCTGGACTCCACCAACGTCGAGACGGCCTTCCAGACCATtctgacag agaTCTACCGTATCGTGTCTCAGAAGCAGATGTCCGAGCGCCAGGAGAGCGACATGTCCCCGAGTAACAACGTGGTCAACATCCAGGTGCAGCCCACTGAGAACAAACCAAAGATGCAGTGCTGTCAGAACATCTAG